In the Corynebacterium jeikeium genome, AGGACAACGCCGGCAACCTCAAGGTTGGGTGGAACGGTAACGCGTTCCAGCAGCCAGAAATGAGCATGGCCTCCGAAGCCATCGGTCTGGCCGTCGCCGCCATCGTTCTGATTGTTACCTTCGGCAGCCTTGTCGCCGCCGGCCTGCCGCTGCTTTCCGCAGTAATTGGCGTGGGCACTGGCATTGGCATCGTAATGGCTGCCACCTCCGTCACCGACAGCATCAACTCCATGACCCCCACCCTGGCCTCCATGATCGGCCTGGCCGTGGGCATCGACTACGCGCTGTTTATCCTCTCCCGCTTCCGCAATGAACTGGTCGCCCATGTAAATGGTCAGGATCTGGAGCCGAAGGAGCTGCAACAGAAGCTCAAGACGATTCCTGTCAAGGAACGCGCCCACCTAGCTGGCCTAGCCGTCGGCAAGGCAGGCTCGGCCGTGGTCTTCGCAGGCCTTACGGTGCTGATTGCACTGGCAGCACTATCCATCATTAACATTCCGTTCCTCACCGCGATGGCCTTGGCCGCCGCCGGAACCGTTGCCATCGCCGTGATCGTTGCAATCACTCTGCTGCCCGCCATCATGGGGCTCATTGGCACGAAGGTCTTCGCAGGTCGCGCACCTATAGTCAAGGCGCCGGACCCGGAAAACGAAAAGCCGACCATGGGGCTGAAGTGGGTGCGCATCATTCGCAAGAAGCCCGTCCTGTGGATGGTAGGCGCAGCAGTATTGCTGATTCTGCTGGCCATCCCCGCGATGAACCTGCGCCTAGCAATGCCCTCTGATGGCTCTATGGCCAAGGGCACCCCCAACCGCGTGGCATACGAAATGACAGAGGAGGGATTCGGACCGGGCCGCAATGCCCCGATGATTGCCCTGGTGGAGTACCCCGACCTCAATGACAAGGAAAAGGCTGCTGCTACCCAGCAGGCCGTTGCCACCCTCCAGAACACTGAAGGCGTGGAGAACGCCCAAGTAGTGCAGACCAACGGCGATCCGCGCAACCCGTCCGACCTGGGTACTGCAGCCCAGGTGTTTATCACCCCGTCCTACGGCGCAACGGATGCCCGTGCTGCCGATGTCCTTGAGCAGATGCGCGCCGAGGAAGCTGGATACAACGAGAAAACCGGCGCAACCTACGCCATCACCGGCGTTACCCCAATGTACGAGGACATTTCTCAGCGGCTTTCGGACGTCCTAATCCCCTACATTGCAATTGTCCTGGCGCTAGCATTCGTTCTGCTGATGATCGTCTTCCGCTCCATCTGGGTGCCGCTGATCGCAGCACTAGGCTTCGGCCTGTCGGTGGCCGCCACGTTCGGCGTCACCGTCGCACTGTGGCAAGAAGGCTTCGGCGGGATTATTGACGACCCGCAGCCCATCATTTCCTTCCTGCCCATCATGCTGATCGGTATTGTCTTCGGCCTGGCCATGGACTACCAGGTCTTCCTGGTCACCCGCATGCGCGAGGGCTGGGCGCACGGCAAGACCGCCGGCAATGCCACCGCCAACGGCTTCAAGCACGGCGCACGAGTGGTCACTGCAGCCGCGCTCATCATGATTTCGGTCTTCGCCGCCTTCATGATGGCCGATGAGCCGTTTATTAAGGTGATGGGCTTTGCTTTGGCCACTGCCGTGTTCTTTGACGCCTTCATCGTCCGCATGGTCTTCATTCCAGCGACCATGTTCCTACTGGACGAACATGCGTGGAAGTTCCCCAAGTGGCTGGGGAAGATCATTCCCACTGTCGATATCGAGGGCGAGAGCCTGGTTGGATTGAACGCTGACGGTAGCCGCACTCCGAATACACCTACCGAATCAGGTGAAGCAGATTCGCGAGACGCACAGGCCGGAGTAAAGTAAGGCGTCACTAAGGAAAGGTTGTGAAAGTGAGCTACGGAGGCGGAAGAAGCGTAGAGGCAGCAACGCCGAGCCTACGGGATCGCAAGAAGGCCGAAACCCGTGAGCGCATCGCCTATGCCGCCGTTGACTTACTAGTCAACGAGGGAGCGGAGAATGCTACCATCGCGAAGATCGCAGAAAGAGCTGATATTTCCCCGCGCACTTTTCACAACTATTTCCCTCATCGAGACGCTGCTTTACTATTCGCGCTTAATCAATTCGTTGAGCAAATGGTTGGCATGGTGGATACTGCACAGCCTGGGCAACAATTGATATCGATTGGCGAGAATATCGCGGTGGACTTCTTTAATCGAACGACGGGCAGCCCGAACATCATTCAAACCCTCTCCCGCCTTGCGGACCACTTACTCTCTATCCCCGCCCAAGCTCGTACAGAGCTTTTCACAGAGAACGATGGCTTTCCCCGCAATGCCGTGGAGTTCTTCTCTCCGCTCGTACAGGCGTTTCAGCGGTACAGCGAGCGCGAAGGTCGGACGCTCAACACCGCCCACGCGCTGTTGCTCATCAATTCGATCATGGTTGTACCCACAGTTTTCGTGGAGCTCAACGAAGGTGGGGAGCGTGCGGCGGAAGAAGAAATTCGAGACGCTTTCCAACTACTAGCGGGAGGGCTTTCGCAGCTCGGCTAGCTGAGAGGAGAAGCAATTAAATTCCCAACCTCCATTTTGGGAATATCAGACTTGCTACGCTAGTCTGCATCGTACGATGTCCATCCAATCGGATCATCTGGGCATATTGAAAGGTTTCTCACTCACATGTCATCGAGTTCGACGATCCCCGAGCCCTCCGCTTCCCGGCGCGAACAGAAGAAGGCCGAGACGAAGCAGAATCTCATCGAAGCCGCCATTGAGCTGTTTATCGGTTACGGACCGGAAGCTGCGACGGTTCAGGCAATTACCAAGCGGGCGGGCGTATCCACGCGCACATTCCACAACTACTTCGAGCGCCGCGACGATGTCTTCGCCTACTACCTTCACGAAGTCTTCGAGCATTTCGCATGCCGCATCCGCGAGATTGCAGCAAACCGCCCCACCGGCGGCATCGTGGACATCATGCGCGATGCAATGTGGATC is a window encoding:
- a CDS encoding MMPL family transporter, with the protein product MAKFLYRVGRSAYFHKWRFLAVWLIVLIGVGTASALLTKPTSQSFTIPGLESIETQDRIKEEFPNGEDADQLEAATGKLVIQAPEGQTLAKGEAAQSTEDILQALQKLDFLKDKEKLVSPVLASEGMHQQMAPMKQKQGMPKEQITSDIAALSPLSSDQRTGTIEVSFDAKTAADVPAEDVQEFEDAVKDNAGNLKVGWNGNAFQQPEMSMASEAIGLAVAAIVLIVTFGSLVAAGLPLLSAVIGVGTGIGIVMAATSVTDSINSMTPTLASMIGLAVGIDYALFILSRFRNELVAHVNGQDLEPKELQQKLKTIPVKERAHLAGLAVGKAGSAVVFAGLTVLIALAALSIINIPFLTAMALAAAGTVAIAVIVAITLLPAIMGLIGTKVFAGRAPIVKAPDPENEKPTMGLKWVRIIRKKPVLWMVGAAVLLILLAIPAMNLRLAMPSDGSMAKGTPNRVAYEMTEEGFGPGRNAPMIALVEYPDLNDKEKAAATQQAVATLQNTEGVENAQVVQTNGDPRNPSDLGTAAQVFITPSYGATDARAADVLEQMRAEEAGYNEKTGATYAITGVTPMYEDISQRLSDVLIPYIAIVLALAFVLLMIVFRSIWVPLIAALGFGLSVAATFGVTVALWQEGFGGIIDDPQPIISFLPIMLIGIVFGLAMDYQVFLVTRMREGWAHGKTAGNATANGFKHGARVVTAAALIMISVFAAFMMADEPFIKVMGFALATAVFFDAFIVRMVFIPATMFLLDEHAWKFPKWLGKIIPTVDIEGESLVGLNADGSRTPNTPTESGEADSRDAQAGVK
- a CDS encoding TetR/AcrR family transcriptional regulator; amino-acid sequence: MSYGGGRSVEAATPSLRDRKKAETRERIAYAAVDLLVNEGAENATIAKIAERADISPRTFHNYFPHRDAALLFALNQFVEQMVGMVDTAQPGQQLISIGENIAVDFFNRTTGSPNIIQTLSRLADHLLSIPAQARTELFTENDGFPRNAVEFFSPLVQAFQRYSEREGRTLNTAHALLLINSIMVVPTVFVELNEGGERAAEEEIRDAFQLLAGGLSQLG